The Devosia sp. SD17-2 genome includes a region encoding these proteins:
- a CDS encoding ABC transporter ATP-binding protein, which yields MSQTSATQKAAIEVSDLNIEIRGAQGSFAVVSDMSLSVHPGETLCIVGESGCGKSMTALSLLRLLPEAARVTSGKMLIDGQDFLAMGQREVEQFRGEKIAMIFQEPLTALNPVLRIGEQIAEAVRAHRKCTHREADQRAIDVLRLVQMPDPERRAKQFPHELSGGMRQRAMISLALACDPSIIIADEPTTALDVTIQAQILGLISDLQKRLGTAQILITHDLGVVSEVADRVIVMYAGRKVEEASIYDLFDNPLHPYTVGLMGAVPGAGASSQEGDRLADIAGTVPALWDLPKGCAFAPRCPNASARCLEERPPFEEKRPGHWAACWEHDDAA from the coding sequence CCCAAGGCTCATTCGCCGTTGTCTCAGACATGAGCCTTTCGGTGCATCCGGGTGAAACTCTCTGCATCGTGGGCGAAAGCGGTTGTGGCAAATCCATGACTGCGCTGTCGCTGCTGCGCCTGCTGCCCGAGGCGGCACGCGTTACCAGCGGAAAAATGCTGATCGATGGCCAGGATTTCCTGGCCATGGGCCAGCGCGAGGTCGAGCAGTTCCGCGGCGAGAAGATCGCCATGATCTTCCAGGAGCCGCTGACCGCACTCAACCCGGTGCTGCGCATTGGCGAACAGATCGCCGAAGCCGTGCGCGCCCATCGCAAGTGCACCCACCGCGAAGCCGATCAGCGCGCCATCGACGTGCTGCGTCTGGTGCAGATGCCCGACCCGGAACGTCGCGCCAAGCAGTTCCCGCATGAGCTTTCGGGCGGCATGCGCCAGCGCGCCATGATCTCGCTGGCTCTCGCCTGCGACCCCAGCATTATCATCGCCGATGAGCCGACCACCGCGCTCGACGTGACTATTCAAGCCCAGATCCTGGGGCTGATCTCTGATCTGCAGAAGCGGCTCGGGACGGCTCAGATCCTCATCACCCACGACCTCGGCGTGGTGTCCGAAGTCGCCGACCGCGTCATCGTGATGTACGCCGGTCGCAAAGTCGAAGAAGCCAGCATTTATGACCTCTTCGACAATCCACTTCACCCGTACACCGTTGGCCTGATGGGCGCGGTGCCCGGCGCGGGCGCCTCCTCGCAGGAGGGCGATCGCCTCGCCGATATTGCGGGTACGGTTCCTGCGCTCTGGGACCTGCCCAAGGGCTGTGCCTTTGCGCCCCGTTGCCCCAACGCCTCGGCGCGATGCCTCGAGGAACGTCCCCCATTCGAGGAAAAACGCCCCGGCCACTGGGCCGCTTGCTGGGAGCACGATGATGCAGCCTGA